GCTTCTGGTTTTACTGCACAAGAAACAAAGTTGTTACTTAATAAGATTCATGATGACAAAATTGGAGAGTCAGTCAAACTGTCGAGTATATGGAAAACCTCCAGTGTTGAAGTCACTCCATTTGTGAATCCCCATTTGGAGacattattgaaatcatcgAAAAAGTCCACAAATATTGGGGATTCCCATAATTCTATTAAAAAGGACGATACTGCTGATAAGAAGAAGGACGACGAACCAAACAACAAAGATCAGGATAAGAATGATGATAACGACAAGGGAATCACCAAAAGGGAAAACCATTCTAAATTGTCTAGTGGCTCAAATGCGGCTGCCTCAAATCTTTCAGGTCCATCTACTCCAGGAGATAGCGGAGATGGTGATGATTCCAAAGGTGCCAAGCCAAAATCAGCGAGATCCACCTCTTCATCGACTTTAGCTGAAGTTCCAGAAGTATATCCTCAAATAGTAGCCTTGCCAATATCGCGTCGTCCACTCTTCCCTGGATTTTACAAGGCAGTCATCATTTCTGATGTCAATGTCATCAAAGCCATTAAAGAGTCGTTGGATAGAAAGTATCCTTTTATTGGTTGTTTCTTATTTAAGGATGAAAATATGGAAAGTGACGTCATAGAATCAAAAGATCAAGTTTTTGAGACTGGTGTGCTGGCTCAAATCACATCTAATGTTTATACTAAGGATAAAGATACTGGTGTGGAAACCTTAACGACTGTTTTGTACCCCCATAAAAGAATTAGAATAGATGAACTTTTCCCACCCTCAGCTATTGGTAACGAAAAATCAGATGTTTCTACTGTTAGTGTCTCTGACGCTGATATCGAGGTTAAGGCTAAGAAGCAACCAATTGAGGGTATTATTGgcgaaaaagaaggagatgaACCAATTAATCCATCAGATATATTAAATGATGAACAAAATTCTTCTGAAACCTTGATTGAACAACCACATGAACCAGtagttgttgaagaagaaaaccCAACcgaattcttgaaaaagtaTCCAATTACTTTAGCAAATGTATCtaatgttgaagatgagccctttgataaaaatgaTGTGGTTGTGACTTCTCTAACTGCTGCCATATTAGATGTTTTAAAAGAAATGTCTCTGGTCAACAGATCATTTAGTGACCAACTAGCAACATTTAGTGCATCCCTTCACAGTGATATTTTTAATTGTCCTGAAAAACTAGCTGATtttgctgctgctgttaCCGCAGGTAGTCAAGAAGATCTACAGAAAATTTTAGATTGCACCAATATTGCAGAAAGGTTAGAAATGGCATTGACAgtgttgaagaaagaactaatgaacaaagaaatgcaaaagaaaatcgaaaaagatattgagGAAAGAATGTCTAAAAGACATAGAGAATACCATTTAAATGAGCAATTAAAGTGGATCAAAAAAGAACTAGGTATTGACGATGGTAGAGATAAACTAATTGCCAAATATAATGAAAGAGTCAAGAGTTTGAAGATGCCAGAAGAAGTCAAAAAAATttatgatgaagaaatcaacaaacttCAAACCTTAGAAACAGTAATGTCTGAATTTACGGTGACCAGGAATTACCTTGATTGGTTAACCCAAATTCCTTGGGGTAAACAATCAGTTGATAATTATAACATCAAAAGAGCCAAGAAAGTTTTAGATGAAGATCATTATGGTTTGAAAGATGTCAAGGATagaatcattgaattcattgCTGTTGGCAAACTTCTAAATAAAATTAATGGTAAGATCATCTGTTTTGTTGGTCCACCGGGTGTTGGTAAAACATCTATTGGTAAATCGATtgcaaaatctttgaatagGGAGTTTTACAGATTTTCAGTAGGTGGTTTGAGTGATGTTGCAGAAATTAAGGGTCATAGAAGAACCTATGTTGGAGCAATACCGGGTAGAGTTGTACAAGCGTTGAAGAAAACTCAAACAGAGAATCCCTTAATTttaattgatgaaattgataaaatttctCATTCTCATTCTGTCAACGGTGGTGATCCATCTGCCGCATTGTTAGAATTGTTAGATCCAGAACAAAACGGCACGTTCTTAGATAATTACATGGATATTCCAATTGATTTATCCAAGGTACTATTTGTTTGTACTGCAAATACCCTGAGTACAATCCCAGGTCCTTTGTTAGATCGTATGGAGGTCATTGAAATTTCAGGTTATATTGAAGAcgaaaaaatcaagattgctgaaaaatatcTAGCTCCAGAGGCAAAGAAGAATACAGGCCTAGAAAACGTCAATGTGGAACTAAGCGAGTCTGCAATCAGAGCCTTAATTAAAAATTACTGTAGAGAATCTGGTGTCagaaacttgaagaaacaaattgataaGATATATAGAAAGGCTGCTCTAAATGCCGTTGAATCTGTAggtgaagaagagattGATGAGATTATTgctgaagaaaaggaagcACATGCAACTGAACCAGTTGTTGACGCTGCAACTGAGAAAGCTGAGAAGACCTTAGGAAAAACAGACAAAGACTCAAAGGTTGAGGAGACTGTgcttgataaaattgagaaagaaggagaagaggAAACCGTTGCAACAGGAGCATCTGAAGAGGAACCTAAGACTCCCCAAATAGTTATCCCAGATACCTATAAAGCAGTTATTGATGagaaaaatttgaaggattATGTTGGTGTTCCGGTATTCACTGCAGATAGATTATACGAAACGACGCCACCAGGTGTTGTTATGGGGCTAGCGTGGACATCCATGGGTGGTTCTGCGCTATATATTGAATCGGTATTAGAGCATGCAATTACTAAAGACTCTCATTCTAAGCTAGAAAGAACTGGTCAGTTAGGTGATGTCATGAAGGAATCTGTAAGAATTGCTTACTCATTCTCCAAGATGTTTTTAACTAAAAATTTTCCCGACAATAAGTTCTTTGATCGGGCGCAAATCCATTTACATTGTCCTGAAGGTGCTACACCAAAGGATGGTCCATCTGCTGGTATAACAATCACTTCATCGTTTTTGTCTTTAGCGTTTAACAGACCATTGAGACCAGATGTTGCAATGACGGGTGAAATTACCCTTACCGGTAAGGTTCTCAGAATTGGAGgtttgaaggaaaagacAATTGCTGCAAAGAGAGCAGGGGTCAAAACAATCATTTTCCCTAAGGGCAATGAATCTGATTGGAATGAACTGCCTGAAAATGTCAAGGAAGGTATAACTCCAGTTCCTGCTGATTGGTACCAAGATGTGTTTGATGTTTTATTCCAAGACATTGGTAAGGAAGAAGGTAACAATGTTTGGAAGGCCGAATTTGATAAGATTGCCGAggaagagaagaaggagaaagcAGAGAAGTAATTAGTTTATTTCTTCAGTGACTCATATATGCAACCTTCTTAATCTaccactttttttttacccATAGCTGTACCTCATGTATATATACGTATATAAACGTTATTATTTGACATTATTGAGCATAAGATAGTGTCcatattgttttttcaaaagtttcaactTCTAAATTGGTGAAGAGCGAGTCTACGGAGGAGGAAAATTTGCGACATCATGCATTTCAATGGGAGTGTTATTGATGTTGCAATTGAAGGTTGATgcttcatttttctttttaacaGGTATAACAATGTCCTGTGTTGATACACATGCAAAGAAGAGTAACGATACCATAGATTCTTCAGAGGAATCGTCATCTCAGACTATTGAAATCTACAAACAAGCTTTGACGTTTAATGTTATTGCTAAATATGACccatcaatttctcaattacTTCATATATCTTCCTACTGTGTGATATACCAATATGATGAGGACATAGAGGATTGGACCAAGAGCTCATACATGGGGCCTATCGCTGTGTATTCACGCAGAAGTATTTGGGATAACTATCgagatgatgatattaaAAAGTTGGACGTCCAGACTATAGTTAATTCAGAGCACGGTGAATACTATAGATTCGGCCTGCTAGTTTTGAATCGGGCACAACCAGAAAACTTTAGCTTAGGATTTCTAGGTGATAAATATTTAAAACAGTCAGAAATTGAATCTGACCAGAATTTGTTGGTAGAAAAAAGTGACGAGTTGATTATTGTGAGAGATTTCAATGGTAAAGCCTTTGGATTATGGATTTTTGACCCAAAGGATCGAGATTATTTGTATCAATTACTGATGTATTGTATCGAGAAGCTTGAGTAGTTAAGGATGTATAAAAGGCTCTAAAAGTACAGGGATATGTA
The Pichia kudriavzevii chromosome 2, complete sequence DNA segment above includes these coding regions:
- a CDS encoding uncharacterized protein (PKUD0B00720; similar to Saccharomyces cerevisiae YBL022C (PIM1); ancestral locus Anc_8.168), giving the protein MFNQSKRALSYRASLLRRTYALNKRFASGFTAQETKLLLNKIHDDKIGESVKLSSIWKTSSVEVTPFVNPHLETLLKSSKKSTNIGDSHNSIKKDDTADKKKDDEPNNKDQDKNDDNDKGITKRENHSKLSSGSNAAASNLSGPSTPGDSGDGDDSKGAKPKSARSTSSSTLAEVPEVYPQIVALPISRRPLFPGFYKAVIISDVNVIKAIKESLDRKYPFIGCFLFKDENMESDVIESKDQVFETGVLAQITSNVYTKDKDTGVETLTTVLYPHKRIRIDELFPPSAIGNEKSDVSTVSVSDADIEVKAKKQPIEGIIGEKEGDEPINPSDILNDEQNSSETLIEQPHEPVVVEEENPTEFLKKYPITLANVSNVEDEPFDKNDVVVTSLTAAILDVLKEMSLVNRSFSDQLATFSASLHSDIFNCPEKLADFAAAVTAGSQEDLQKILDCTNIAERLEMALTVLKKELMNKEMQKKIEKDIEERMSKRHREYHLNEQLKWIKKELGIDDGRDKLIAKYNERVKSLKMPEEVKKIYDEEINKLQTLETVMSEFTVTRNYLDWLTQIPWGKQSVDNYNIKRAKKVLDEDHYGLKDVKDRIIEFIAVGKLLNKINGKIICFVGPPGVGKTSIGKSIAKSLNREFYRFSVGGLSDVAEIKGHRRTYVGAIPGRVVQALKKTQTENPLILIDEIDKISHSHSVNGGDPSAALLELLDPEQNGTFLDNYMDIPIDLSKVLFVCTANTLSTIPGPLLDRMEVIEISGYIEDEKIKIAEKYLAPEAKKNTGLENVNVELSESAIRALIKNYCRESGVRNLKKQIDKIYRKAALNAVESVGEEEIDEIIAEEKEAHATEPVVDAATEKAEKTLGKTDKDSKVEETVLDKIEKEGEEETVATGASEEEPKTPQIVIPDTYKAVIDEKNLKDYVGVPVFTADRLYETTPPGVVMGLAWTSMGGSALYIESVLEHAITKDSHSKLERTGQLGDVMKESVRIAYSFSKMFLTKNFPDNKFFDRAQIHLHCPEGATPKDGPSAGITITSSFLSLAFNRPLRPDVAMTGEITLTGKVLRIGGLKEKTIAAKRAGVKTIIFPKGNESDWNELPENVKEGITPVPADWYQDVFDVLFQDIGKEEGNNVWKAEFDKIAEEEKKEKAEK
- a CDS encoding uncharacterized protein (PKUD0B00730; similar to Saccharomyces cerevisiae YOL149W (DCP1); ancestral locus Anc_3.1), producing MGVLLMLQLKVDASFFFLTGITMSCVDTHAKKSNDTIDSSEESSSQTIEIYKQALTFNVIAKYDPSISQLLHISSYCVIYQYDEDIEDWTKSSYMGPIAVYSRRSIWDNYRDDDIKKLDVQTIVNSEHGEYYRFGLLVLNRAQPENFSLGFLGDKYLKQSEIESDQNLLVEKSDELIIVRDFNGKAFGLWIFDPKDRDYLYQLLMYCIEKLE